From a region of the Mycobacterium sp. SMC-8 genome:
- a CDS encoding IS3 family transposase (programmed frameshift) — protein sequence MATNKRRRHTPDQIIRKLAEGNKLLGTGQELAEVCRHLEITESTWHRWVAQYGGMKANEAKRLKELEAENARLKKLVANQALDIDMLKEIFVGKLLTPNRKRSAVIALRERFGVSERRACSVVGLHRSTMRLAPAPVTTEEAELRAWLRRFSVDRPRWGWRRAAKMARRAGWKANNKRIRRLWREEGLRVPQRRRKKRLTGIGVAVGAMSPIRPNVIWAMDFQFDTTSDGRTLKMLNVIDEFTREALAIEVDRSINADGVVDVLDRLALTHGAPHYVRFDNGPEFVAHAVSDWCRFNSAGSLFIDPGSPWQNAWIESFNGRLRDELLNLWRFDSLLEARVIIEDWRADYNSNRPHSAHGDRTPTEFALQWAATHQPKVA from the exons ATGGCAACGAACAAGCGCCGGCGGCACACCCCGGATCAGATCATCCGCAAGCTCGCCGAGGGCAACAAGCTCCTGGGGACCGGCCAGGAGCTGGCCGAGGTGTGCCGGCACCTGGAGATCACCGAGTCGACCTGGCATCGCTGGGTGGCCCAGTACGGCGGCATGAAGGCCAACGAGGCCAAACGACTCAAGGAGCTCGAAGCCGAGAACGCCCGGCTCAAGAAGCTGGTCGCCAACCAGGCCCTCGATATCGACATGCTCAAGGAGATCT TCGTCGGGAAACTTCTGACCCCGAACCGCAAGCGCAGCGCCGTCATAGCGCTGCGTGAGCGGTTCGGGGTGTCGGAGCGCCGCGCCTGCTCGGTCGTCGGCTTGCACCGCTCCACGATGCGACTGGCACCGGCGCCGGTGACCACCGAGGAGGCTGAGCTGCGGGCGTGGCTGCGCCGGTTCTCGGTTGACCGTCCGCGCTGGGGGTGGCGCCGGGCCGCGAAGATGGCGCGGCGAGCCGGCTGGAAGGCCAACAACAAGCGTATCCGCCGGCTGTGGCGTGAGGAGGGTCTGCGGGTGCCGCAGCGGCGCCGCAAGAAGCGGCTGACCGGGATCGGCGTCGCCGTGGGTGCGATGTCCCCGATCCGTCCGAATGTGATCTGGGCGATGGACTTTCAGTTCGACACCACCTCCGATGGGCGCACCCTTAAGATGCTCAACGTCATCGACGAGTTCACCCGCGAAGCCCTCGCCATCGAGGTGGATCGGTCCATCAACGCTGACGGGGTCGTCGATGTCCTGGACCGTCTGGCGCTCACGCACGGGGCACCACATTACGTGCGGTTCGACAACGGGCCTGAGTTCGTCGCGCATGCCGTGTCTGATTGGTGCCGATTCAACAGTGCCGGTTCACTTTTCATCGATCCCGGCTCGCCGTGGCAGAACGCGTGGATCGAATCATTCAACGGCCGACTGCGTGACGAACTGCTCAACCTGTGGCGCTTCGATTCGCTGCTGGAAGCCCGCGTGATCATCGAGGACTGGCGAGCCGATTACAACTCCAATCGGCCCCACTCCGCCCACGGTGACCGCACCCCAACCGAGTTTGCCCTACAGTGGGCCGCGACCCATCAACCGAAAGTCGCATAG
- a CDS encoding protein-tyrosine-phosphatase has translation MRYAAENGIRGLTASSAGTHAVIGHRVHEQAAAVLEEFGADTAGFAARQLTAKIARPVDLILTMTRAHRDIVLELVPSKLNRTFTLAEASRLVDRHDASTIAELASLRPQLEADQALDVEDPIGQRSEVFRMVGTHIAELLLPVVRLCRP, from the coding sequence ATTAGGTATGCCGCCGAGAATGGGATAAGGGGTCTGACTGCGTCAAGCGCAGGAACGCACGCTGTTATCGGACACCGAGTTCATGAACAAGCCGCTGCAGTTCTTGAGGAATTCGGAGCGGATACCGCAGGTTTCGCGGCTCGGCAGTTGACCGCCAAGATCGCCCGGCCCGTCGACCTCATCCTGACGATGACCCGCGCGCATCGGGACATCGTTCTCGAATTAGTCCCGAGTAAGCTCAACAGAACATTCACATTGGCTGAGGCGTCGCGGCTTGTTGACCGGCATGATGCTTCCACCATCGCAGAGTTGGCTTCTTTGCGACCTCAACTGGAGGCCGACCAGGCACTCGATGTTGAGGATCCTATCGGCCAACGATCAGAAGTTTTTCGGATGGTGGGAACGCATATAGCCGAGCTTCTTCTCCCAGTAGTCAGGCTGTGCCGCCCTTAG
- a CDS encoding sugar transferase: protein MTAVNDQLVAPANIVPIPNKIPTWQHTYSLCLMAMDTLGVALAVGLAQWLRFGASAESVAAYRGVDYTVVSIGIAVLWIAALSINRSRSPRVIGSGAEEYRRVWLATLSVFGGVAIVSMLFKLEIARGYLVIALPAGLLFLALGRWIARRVVIRARLKNGSCITRVLVVGSPSAVRDLTKSLAREPGSEYQVVGACIPGPMHRPKVDVPGVGAVPTFGDESDVVDAVRITGSHAVAVTATERLDGRGIRDLSWELEKLDIDLLVSPGVVDIAGPRLQMRPVAGLPLIHVEKPQYNGAKRFQKRFFDIVFSGTVLLLGLPILLVVAAAVKLTSRGPVFYRQERIGLDGKPFQMIKFRTMVDGADQMVDKLAALNESEGGVLFKIRQDPRVTPVGRLLRKYSIDELPQFINVLKRDMSVVGPRPPLAREVKTYDEHAMKRLLVRPGITGLWQVSGRSDLSWEDSVRLDLFYVENWSMISDLLIALKTVRAMLSHSGAY, encoded by the coding sequence ATGACGGCGGTAAACGATCAGCTGGTTGCTCCAGCAAACATCGTTCCGATTCCAAACAAGATTCCGACGTGGCAACACACCTATTCGCTATGCCTAATGGCGATGGACACGCTCGGCGTAGCACTGGCCGTGGGCCTCGCTCAGTGGTTGCGCTTCGGTGCATCAGCAGAATCCGTAGCCGCGTACCGGGGCGTCGACTACACGGTCGTTTCCATCGGGATCGCCGTCCTGTGGATCGCCGCTTTGTCGATCAATCGCTCCCGCTCGCCCCGGGTTATCGGGTCCGGCGCTGAGGAGTACCGCCGCGTTTGGCTGGCGACGCTGTCCGTGTTCGGCGGCGTCGCGATCGTGTCCATGCTGTTCAAGCTGGAAATCGCGCGTGGTTACCTGGTCATCGCGCTGCCCGCCGGCCTGCTGTTTCTGGCGCTGGGCCGCTGGATCGCTCGCCGCGTCGTCATCCGCGCCCGCCTGAAGAACGGCAGCTGCATCACCCGTGTGCTGGTGGTCGGGAGCCCGTCCGCCGTCCGCGACCTCACCAAGTCCCTTGCCCGCGAGCCGGGCTCGGAGTACCAGGTGGTCGGTGCCTGCATCCCCGGCCCCATGCACCGTCCCAAGGTCGACGTGCCCGGTGTCGGAGCGGTGCCCACCTTCGGTGACGAATCCGACGTCGTCGATGCCGTCCGCATCACCGGCAGCCACGCCGTGGCCGTCACCGCGACCGAGCGTCTCGACGGCCGCGGCATCCGCGATCTGTCGTGGGAGCTGGAGAAGCTCGACATCGACCTGCTCGTCTCGCCCGGGGTCGTCGACATCGCCGGCCCGCGGCTGCAGATGCGGCCCGTCGCTGGCCTGCCGCTGATCCACGTCGAGAAGCCGCAGTATAACGGCGCCAAGCGTTTTCAGAAGCGCTTCTTCGACATCGTGTTCTCCGGCACCGTGCTGCTGCTCGGGCTGCCCATCCTGCTGGTCGTCGCCGCCGCGGTGAAGCTGACCAGCCGGGGCCCGGTCTTCTACCGCCAGGAGCGAATCGGTCTGGACGGCAAGCCGTTCCAGATGATCAAGTTCCGCACCATGGTCGACGGCGCCGACCAGATGGTCGACAAACTCGCCGCGCTCAACGAGAGCGAGGGCGGGGTGCTGTTCAAGATCCGCCAGGATCCCCGCGTCACGCCGGTCGGGCGCCTGCTGCGCAAGTACAGCATCGACGAGCTGCCGCAGTTCATCAACGTCCTCAAACGGGACATGAGCGTCGTCGGCCCGCGCCCGCCGCTGGCGCGTGAGGTGAAGACCTACGACGAGCACGCCATGAAGCGCCTCCTGGTCCGCCCCGGCATCACCGGCCTGTGGCAGGTCAGCGGACGCTCCGACCTGTCCTGGGAGGATTCGGTGCGCCTCGACCTGTTCTACGTTGAGAACTGGTCGATGATTTCCGACCTGCTGATCGCCCTCAAGACGGTCAGGGCGATGCTCAGCCACTCGGGCGCCTACTGA
- a CDS encoding cellulose biosynthesis cyclic di-GMP-binding regulatory protein BcsB translates to MQPGSGSPKSHNIIGRALGALLSALLVMAFAAPGVAGAEPLNADPTGNGEVLLPWTALGLPPDVTLVGANVNQDFTLPVQSGFTPRRLRGLIHAPVDFGAGFVEITDRRGTVLGTVDLPAVTPAQAVVPFDVDISAAQISDSTLGLSFTAREAALPPEQRCGLGERVVLSDLSALFAGAEPAPTTIATFFPPVLQRLTIYAPIDADDAEQQAVLALTSAVARMYRPQTPALTVVSQPRGATPPASPQFTRSVVVENGDAGLEVVNPDRTDVFLMVTGRGEELTNQAALVADRLQSLAQAPSARVDQVGAAESADPDEMTFRQLGISGEREVLRTADLTVGVDRSALGDGRVESLQVHLLATHTPVADMDSASAMVSVNGQAVHSVALDRTGRLDTVFDVPGELLRQRINFEFGLTFSPRQLCSPTIAPMRFQLDPASTLTMRRGGPAPGGFGAVPSEFSPEFLVALDGGSPNQLNYAARVVADIAQRTGTALTPRVVDVKAAADAGTGALIVANSAAVQATSLRPPIGGEGSTVQVDVSRELRADIANGLASIQVFADTPRDRTVVLVTTTGAWSLVEPLFGYIDRQPDGWSSLDGDVIAAGAAGEVTNLAGTTDVAPSVAEKQTTVSVAWAAIGAGIVVVALGLSAALWWRRRSTAAPADPQP, encoded by the coding sequence ATGCAACCCGGATCAGGATCACCGAAGAGCCACAACATCATTGGTCGCGCGCTGGGCGCCCTGCTGTCGGCCCTGCTGGTGATGGCGTTCGCCGCCCCCGGCGTCGCCGGCGCCGAACCGCTCAACGCCGACCCGACCGGCAACGGCGAGGTGCTGCTGCCATGGACGGCGCTGGGGCTTCCCCCCGACGTCACACTGGTCGGCGCCAACGTCAACCAGGATTTCACGCTCCCGGTGCAGTCGGGTTTCACGCCGCGACGGCTGCGCGGGCTGATCCACGCGCCGGTGGATTTCGGTGCGGGATTCGTCGAGATCACCGATCGCAGAGGCACCGTTCTGGGGACAGTGGACCTTCCCGCGGTGACGCCGGCCCAGGCCGTGGTGCCGTTCGACGTCGACATCTCGGCGGCGCAGATCAGCGATTCGACGCTGGGGCTGTCGTTCACCGCACGGGAGGCCGCGCTTCCCCCCGAGCAACGGTGCGGGCTCGGCGAGCGGGTTGTCCTCAGCGATCTCAGCGCCCTGTTCGCCGGGGCCGAACCAGCGCCCACCACGATCGCGACATTCTTTCCGCCGGTGCTGCAGCGGCTCACCATCTACGCACCGATCGATGCCGACGACGCCGAACAGCAGGCGGTGCTGGCGCTGACCTCCGCTGTCGCCCGCATGTACCGGCCGCAGACACCGGCGCTCACAGTCGTCAGCCAGCCCCGTGGCGCGACGCCCCCGGCGTCACCTCAGTTCACCCGCTCTGTGGTGGTCGAGAACGGCGACGCCGGACTCGAAGTGGTCAACCCCGACAGGACCGACGTGTTCCTCATGGTGACCGGCCGCGGCGAGGAACTCACCAACCAGGCCGCGCTGGTCGCCGACCGCTTGCAGTCGCTGGCGCAGGCCCCGTCCGCGCGCGTGGACCAGGTCGGCGCAGCCGAGAGCGCCGACCCGGACGAGATGACGTTCCGTCAGTTGGGCATCAGCGGCGAACGGGAGGTGCTGAGGACCGCCGATCTGACCGTCGGAGTGGACCGTTCGGCATTGGGAGACGGTCGCGTCGAAAGCCTGCAGGTCCATCTGCTGGCCACCCACACCCCGGTCGCGGACATGGACTCGGCCAGCGCGATGGTCAGCGTGAACGGCCAAGCGGTACACAGCGTTGCGCTGGACCGCACCGGTCGGCTGGACACCGTCTTCGACGTTCCCGGCGAACTGCTCAGACAGCGCATCAATTTCGAGTTCGGTCTGACGTTCAGCCCGCGTCAGCTGTGCAGCCCGACCATCGCTCCGATGAGGTTCCAGCTCGACCCGGCGTCGACGCTGACGATGCGTCGCGGTGGCCCCGCCCCAGGTGGCTTCGGTGCGGTGCCGTCGGAGTTCAGCCCCGAGTTTCTGGTCGCCCTCGACGGCGGCAGCCCGAATCAGCTGAACTACGCGGCCCGGGTGGTGGCCGACATCGCCCAGCGGACCGGAACGGCGTTGACGCCGCGCGTCGTTGACGTGAAGGCCGCGGCCGACGCCGGTACCGGGGCGCTGATCGTGGCGAATTCGGCGGCGGTCCAGGCGACGTCGCTACGCCCGCCGATCGGCGGCGAGGGCTCGACTGTGCAGGTGGATGTGAGCAGGGAGCTGCGCGCCGACATCGCCAACGGGTTGGCGTCGATCCAGGTGTTCGCCGACACGCCCCGGGACAGGACGGTCGTGCTGGTCACGACGACGGGTGCGTGGTCGCTGGTAGAGCCGCTGTTCGGCTACATCGACCGGCAGCCCGACGGCTGGTCGAGCCTGGATGGGGACGTGATCGCCGCCGGGGCCGCGGGTGAGGTTACGAACCTGGCCGGAACCACTGATGTGGCACCATCTGTCGCTGAGAAGCAGACCACCGTCAGCGTCGCGTGGGCTGCCATCGGCGCCGGAATCGTGGTCGTCGCCCTCGGATTGAGCGCCGCCCTGTGGTGGCGGCGTCGCAGCACAGCCGCGCCGGCCGACCCGCAACCCTAG
- a CDS encoding glycosyltransferase — MRVALVHERLTEIAGSENVVAELSRQWPDAPVTIPIVDRRVDASFSAQVQTGALSSAYRAARYRSYAPLLPLVPAWLRRRDFGSADAVIISHHFAAAAAVHAAVPRPTIVYVHSPARWAWDKAMRAEEASSLPGRLALDALSGLAIRTELAAAPKMTTIVANSTAVAQRIKDHWNRESQVVHPPVDVDFYRPDPGQTRGDYFLLPGRLVSYKRPDVAIRAAVRAGVKLVVAGAGRDAAKCQKLAEGGDVVFLGRVSGEKFRDLYRGARAMVMPGEEDFGITPVEAMACGTPVIALGVGGALDSVVDGVTGTFVTGADDAEVVERFAETFATFDTSGYDPVRIRRHAETFSPETFRRNMSEVVAETLAARRDG; from the coding sequence GTGAGAGTCGCGCTCGTCCATGAGCGGCTGACCGAGATCGCCGGCTCGGAAAACGTCGTCGCCGAACTGTCCCGGCAGTGGCCCGACGCGCCGGTCACCATCCCGATCGTCGACCGGCGCGTCGACGCGTCATTCTCGGCCCAGGTGCAGACCGGCGCGTTGTCTTCGGCTTACCGGGCGGCGCGCTACCGCAGCTATGCGCCGCTGCTGCCGCTGGTGCCGGCGTGGTTGCGGCGCCGGGACTTCGGCTCGGCGGACGCGGTGATCATCAGCCACCACTTCGCCGCCGCCGCGGCGGTGCATGCTGCCGTGCCCAGGCCGACGATCGTGTACGTCCACTCGCCGGCGCGCTGGGCGTGGGACAAGGCGATGCGCGCCGAGGAGGCGTCGTCACTGCCCGGCCGCCTTGCCCTGGACGCGCTGTCGGGGCTGGCGATCAGGACCGAACTGGCCGCCGCGCCGAAGATGACCACCATCGTGGCCAACAGCACCGCGGTGGCTCAACGGATCAAAGACCACTGGAACCGCGAGTCGCAGGTGGTCCATCCGCCCGTCGACGTCGACTTCTACCGGCCCGATCCCGGCCAGACCCGCGGTGACTACTTTCTGCTGCCCGGCCGGCTGGTGTCCTACAAGCGCCCCGACGTCGCGATCAGGGCCGCCGTGCGGGCCGGGGTGAAGCTGGTGGTCGCCGGCGCCGGCCGCGACGCGGCCAAATGCCAGAAGCTCGCCGAAGGCGGAGACGTCGTTTTCCTGGGCCGGGTCTCCGGCGAGAAGTTCCGCGACCTCTACCGCGGTGCCAGGGCGATGGTCATGCCGGGAGAGGAGGACTTCGGCATCACCCCGGTCGAGGCGATGGCCTGCGGCACACCGGTGATCGCGCTCGGCGTCGGCGGCGCGCTCGACAGCGTCGTTGACGGCGTCACCGGAACGTTCGTCACCGGTGCCGACGACGCCGAGGTGGTCGAGCGCTTCGCCGAGACCTTCGCGACATTCGACACCAGCGGCTACGACCCGGTCCGGATCAGACGGCACGCCGAGACGTTCTCACCGGAGACGTTCCGCCGCAACATGTCCGAGGTGGTGGCAGAGACGCTGGCGGCCCGCCGCGATGGCTGA
- a CDS encoding O-antigen polymerase yields the protein MTLTAPADTFLVRHGNTSSRAPAWFTPATLLLAPVAMSFLAWFGLVARQKLGTAQTASEALTGFSAPAAVSGRGIALLVLWYFAIVMVSMVGYWWGTHRSRPLTGADRTNTAGFERRYFFLILAAGAVGVLYSFWKVGGVPAIIASLSEQTANDFSNALSGFAGPQTLRYATILAAPLAVYLWRKKVIGWPYMVAGVLLLFANAMIASRLSLLMACAVYLAAWVRGRVHREPGTGSPVRALIAVALIAATGFGLLTVLNYVRNANYYREAGISNPIEMNVYQSGAYLAVPAQVSLGMADAVGRGAWENPGGAAESLAAVQPTFLQFNKIAKDDSWKQASVYGYSVTFAGNFFTNSVFADTYAEYGAWGWLYTILAYGVAGYAFARIFSLSPVIAASAGVVGYCFLEVWRVQILIYGIVIFLLLLTAAGAVVASRLGPPAAKAASR from the coding sequence ATGACCCTCACCGCGCCCGCCGACACCTTCCTTGTGCGACACGGCAACACGTCCTCCCGCGCCCCGGCATGGTTCACCCCCGCGACCTTGCTGTTGGCCCCGGTCGCCATGTCGTTCTTGGCATGGTTCGGACTGGTCGCACGGCAGAAACTCGGGACGGCCCAGACCGCGTCCGAGGCGCTGACCGGATTCTCGGCCCCCGCCGCGGTGAGCGGGCGCGGCATCGCGCTGCTGGTGCTGTGGTACTTCGCGATCGTGATGGTGTCGATGGTCGGCTACTGGTGGGGCACCCACCGGTCCCGACCGCTGACCGGAGCCGACCGCACCAACACTGCGGGCTTCGAACGACGCTACTTCTTCTTGATCCTGGCCGCCGGCGCGGTCGGGGTGCTGTATTCGTTCTGGAAGGTCGGCGGTGTTCCGGCGATCATCGCGTCGCTCAGCGAGCAGACCGCCAACGACTTCAGCAATGCCCTGTCCGGTTTCGCGGGTCCCCAAACCCTGCGCTACGCCACGATTCTCGCCGCGCCGCTTGCGGTGTACCTGTGGCGCAAGAAGGTGATCGGCTGGCCCTACATGGTGGCCGGGGTGCTGCTGCTGTTCGCCAACGCGATGATCGCATCCCGGCTGTCGCTGTTGATGGCGTGTGCGGTGTACCTGGCGGCGTGGGTGCGCGGACGGGTACACCGCGAACCGGGCACCGGATCACCGGTGCGGGCACTGATCGCGGTCGCACTGATCGCGGCCACCGGGTTCGGTCTGCTCACGGTACTCAACTACGTCCGCAACGCCAACTACTACCGCGAGGCCGGGATCTCGAACCCGATCGAGATGAACGTGTACCAATCCGGGGCGTATCTGGCTGTACCGGCGCAGGTTTCACTGGGTATGGCCGACGCGGTGGGCCGGGGCGCCTGGGAGAACCCTGGCGGCGCGGCGGAATCTCTGGCGGCCGTGCAACCCACGTTTCTGCAGTTCAACAAGATCGCCAAGGACGACAGCTGGAAACAGGCGTCGGTGTACGGCTATTCGGTGACCTTCGCCGGGAACTTCTTCACCAATTCGGTGTTCGCCGACACCTACGCCGAGTACGGCGCCTGGGGCTGGCTGTACACGATCCTGGCCTACGGCGTCGCCGGCTACGCGTTCGCCCGGATCTTCAGCCTGAGTCCCGTGATCGCCGCGTCCGCGGGGGTGGTCGGATACTGCTTCCTGGAAGTATGGCGCGTGCAGATCCTGATCTACGGCATCGTGATCTTCCTGCTGTTACTCACCGCTGCGGGCGCAGTGGTGGCGTCGAGGCTGGGACCGCCTGCCGCTAAGGCTGCTTCACGCTGA
- a CDS encoding glycosyl hydrolase family 28-related protein produces the protein MRISRRTFLISAAAAGAAGVALPDHRQRHAVLDVREFGAKGDGVTDDSRAIQAAAAALRPHSTLHFPRGTYRFAQHRTRRDAAIVVAGVSDVAVVFDPGAELLMDNLDPTGAGAGHAVLVHGPASRILLHHVRIRWAHDARRSLGDGIRVVGGPVVEGSSFATAPRGWPGPVNGVTLTDCVVQGSPQAGVIMMGAAAIAVTGLRVTGTRADGLHFNACRQARIEDYRAADTGDDGLALVTYYADEPLFDTDSSTFAFPALTDWSNTDFTIDGAHVTGGRANGVRIAGVHRATLTGLAVHGARAGAAVMVDSAEPGADAGWDYVASRGVRLAYITATDCNMGLHLLARPGPSGDPRFTEFDVTVDDVRIERCENWSVRAESLTDRRVSGLRLRNCRISSASTTGGNGGVGIGNARDISLADVSIQHTEPVTAFDTVNAGGLTVDRLSVKQP, from the coding sequence GTGAGGATTTCCCGACGCACATTTCTGATCAGCGCCGCAGCGGCCGGCGCTGCCGGCGTGGCGCTGCCCGACCACCGACAGCGGCACGCCGTCCTCGACGTGCGGGAGTTCGGCGCCAAGGGTGACGGCGTCACCGACGACTCCCGGGCCATCCAGGCTGCCGCCGCCGCCCTGCGGCCCCACAGCACGCTGCACTTCCCCCGCGGCACCTACCGATTCGCACAGCACCGGACTCGGCGCGACGCGGCGATCGTCGTCGCCGGCGTCTCTGACGTCGCGGTCGTGTTCGATCCCGGCGCCGAGCTTCTGATGGACAACCTGGACCCGACCGGGGCCGGTGCCGGTCACGCCGTGTTGGTGCACGGACCGGCTTCACGGATCCTGTTGCACCACGTCAGGATTCGGTGGGCGCACGACGCGCGGCGGTCGCTCGGCGACGGTATCCGCGTGGTGGGCGGCCCCGTGGTCGAAGGATCGAGCTTCGCCACGGCGCCGCGCGGGTGGCCGGGTCCCGTCAACGGGGTCACCCTGACCGACTGCGTGGTGCAGGGCAGCCCGCAAGCCGGGGTCATCATGATGGGAGCTGCTGCCATCGCCGTCACCGGGCTGCGGGTCACCGGCACCAGGGCCGACGGCCTGCATTTCAACGCGTGCCGACAGGCCAGGATCGAGGACTACCGCGCCGCGGACACCGGCGATGACGGGCTGGCGCTCGTCACGTACTACGCCGACGAACCGCTGTTCGACACCGACTCGTCGACGTTCGCGTTCCCGGCCCTGACGGATTGGTCCAATACCGATTTCACGATCGACGGCGCCCATGTCACCGGCGGCAGGGCCAACGGCGTCCGGATCGCCGGCGTCCACCGCGCCACGCTCACCGGGCTGGCTGTCCACGGGGCGCGCGCCGGCGCGGCCGTGATGGTCGACTCCGCCGAACCGGGCGCCGACGCCGGCTGGGATTACGTCGCCAGCCGTGGGGTGCGCCTGGCCTATATCACGGCGACCGACTGCAACATGGGGCTTCACCTGCTGGCCCGGCCGGGGCCTTCCGGTGATCCCCGCTTCACCGAGTTCGATGTGACCGTCGACGACGTGCGAATCGAGCGGTGTGAGAACTGGTCAGTGCGGGCCGAGTCACTGACCGACCGGAGGGTCAGCGGGCTGCGCCTGCGCAACTGTCGCATTTCTTCGGCGTCCACGACCGGCGGCAACGGCGGGGTCGGCATCGGCAACGCCCGCGACATTTCCCTGGCCGACGTCTCGATCCAGCACACCGAACCGGTGACGGCGTTCGACACCGTGAATGCCGGCGGCTTGACTGTCGACCGTCTCAGCGTGAAGCAGCCTTAG
- a CDS encoding glycosyltransferase family 1 protein, which yields MVEARTQGKHGVDVLFDARHVRQSGIGTYIRTQLPTLEEAADRHGVSLAVLADPDTAPDLGPRTELVHAEPASAAMYSAAEQRVWRRAFAATRPRAVWLPHYPYPLARMLAGNRRMLTYVTVHDIIHLLPEDISGQNRARRAYARAMLRADARSCRRIFTPSEATAVTLRGIERSARTLVTPIPVDDIWFQPADPALSPVTGPYVLYVGNTKRHKNLPLVLEAFSTLADVLPHKLVIAGGGASLRTADDRVRRLAEDMGERVVVMGQLDFVVLRALVASAQLLVMPSLYEGAGLPPLEAMASGTAVVASNIPAVRETCGAGAEFFDPHDAGALAALIHTYCSDDAARADLAQRGLAYVKARQQQIRPAAAADAICADLTAGPP from the coding sequence GTGGTCGAAGCCCGAACCCAGGGCAAACACGGCGTGGACGTGTTGTTCGACGCCCGGCATGTCCGCCAGAGCGGCATCGGCACCTACATCCGCACGCAGCTTCCGACACTCGAAGAAGCCGCAGACCGGCACGGAGTCTCGTTGGCGGTTCTGGCAGATCCGGACACCGCGCCCGATCTAGGGCCCCGCACCGAGCTGGTCCACGCGGAACCTGCGTCGGCGGCGATGTATTCGGCGGCGGAACAGAGGGTCTGGCGGCGGGCGTTCGCGGCGACGCGGCCTCGCGCGGTGTGGCTGCCCCACTATCCGTATCCGCTGGCGAGGATGCTGGCGGGCAACCGCCGGATGCTCACCTACGTGACCGTGCACGACATCATTCATCTGCTGCCCGAGGACATCAGCGGACAGAACCGCGCCCGCCGCGCGTACGCCCGCGCGATGCTGCGCGCCGATGCGCGCTCGTGCCGGCGCATCTTCACCCCGTCGGAAGCGACCGCCGTGACCCTGAGAGGGATCGAGAGGTCTGCTCGGACGCTCGTGACCCCTATTCCGGTGGACGACATCTGGTTTCAACCCGCCGACCCGGCCCTGTCGCCTGTGACGGGCCCGTATGTGCTGTATGTCGGAAACACCAAGCGGCACAAGAATCTCCCGCTTGTGCTGGAGGCGTTCTCCACACTGGCCGACGTCCTGCCGCACAAGCTGGTGATCGCGGGGGGTGGCGCGTCGCTGCGCACCGCCGACGACCGGGTCCGCCGGCTGGCCGAGGACATGGGTGAGCGCGTGGTCGTGATGGGGCAACTGGACTTCGTGGTGCTGCGGGCGCTGGTGGCCTCGGCCCAGCTGCTGGTGATGCCATCACTGTATGAAGGCGCCGGACTGCCGCCGCTGGAGGCGATGGCGTCCGGCACCGCCGTGGTGGCCTCGAACATTCCGGCCGTCCGCGAAACCTGCGGTGCCGGCGCCGAATTCTTCGACCCGCACGATGCCGGCGCGCTGGCCGCGCTGATCCACACCTACTGTTCTGACGACGCGGCCCGGGCTGATCTCGCCCAGCGCGGGTTGGCCTACGTCAAAGCACGCCAGCAGCAGATCCGCCCGGCCGCGGCAGCCGATGCCATCTGTGCCGACCTCACCGCCGGCCCGCCGTGA
- a CDS encoding GAF domain-containing protein: MSRFDDSLNRMLERCAREAGEDVDAYVARAVGAQMVADLTRAEDPVTKDLLVRLSQAGVFASDAMPDVSAAVHDPERLRALYDTGLLDSPPEATYDRITRAAADALDAPFAAVSLIDVDRQFFKSSVGMGGVAAEERQTPLEDSVCQYAVANNVPLILEDARTDPVFKHHPVVQAGAVIAYLGIPLADRAGHAIGTLCVFDNRPRLWGTGHVQIMTDLAQIVAERAFAPEPDRHR, encoded by the coding sequence CTGTCCAGGTTCGACGATTCCCTCAATCGCATGCTCGAGCGGTGTGCGCGGGAAGCCGGGGAAGACGTCGACGCCTACGTCGCCCGCGCCGTGGGGGCGCAGATGGTGGCCGACCTGACGCGCGCCGAGGACCCGGTGACCAAGGATCTGTTGGTGCGCCTCTCCCAGGCAGGCGTGTTCGCGTCGGACGCGATGCCGGATGTCTCGGCCGCCGTGCACGACCCGGAGCGGCTGCGGGCGCTGTATGACACCGGGCTGCTCGACTCGCCGCCCGAGGCGACCTACGACCGAATCACTCGCGCTGCAGCCGACGCGCTGGACGCGCCGTTCGCCGCGGTGTCTTTGATCGACGTGGACCGGCAATTTTTCAAGAGCTCGGTCGGGATGGGCGGCGTGGCCGCCGAGGAAAGGCAGACGCCGCTCGAAGACTCGGTGTGTCAGTACGCCGTGGCAAACAACGTGCCGCTGATCCTCGAGGATGCAAGGACGGATCCTGTGTTCAAGCACCATCCGGTGGTGCAAGCCGGTGCCGTGATCGCCTACCTGGGGATTCCGCTGGCCGACCGCGCCGGACACGCGATCGGCACACTGTGCGTGTTCGACAACAGGCCACGCCTGTGGGGCACTGGCCATGTGCAGATCATGACCGACCTCGCGCAGATCGTCGCCGAGCGGGCGTTCGCTCCCGAACCCGACCGACACCGCTGA